The Planctellipticum variicoloris DNA window GAACTGGCGCTGAGCACGGAACACTCGACCTCAGCCGGCTCCTCGTCGCCGAACGCGATGGACGCATTGACGCCGCAGCCCTCGTCGCCATGCTGCCCGACGGCGTCGGCGTCACCTGGCCCGCGGCGAGCACTCTCGGCGATCGCGCCGAGCGCGCCGCGGCCCAGTCCGCCGTCCTGCGCGGCGTCATCGCCGAGTTTCGGCGTGAGGGGGTCGTCTGGGGCCAGTGCCTGGCCGACTGCGCCGAACCGTGGGAGACCGCGGCACTGACCCGGGCCGGTTTTCAGTCCGGCGGGACTCTTTCATTCCTGGCGCGGGGACTGCGGGATGTGCCGGACTTGCCGGCCGATCCGGAGCTGAGCTGGGAGGAGTACGAGCCGGAACGGAACGGCGACCGGTTCGTCCAGACCCTGGAAAAGACCTACATCGGGAGCAGCGATTGCTCGCTGATCAATGGCCTGCGGACGGGGGGAGAGGCGCTGGCCAGCCACCGGCTCTCCGGCGAGTTCATCCCCGCGTGGTGGAGACTGTACAAGTTCGGCGGAAGGGATGCGGCGATTCTGCTCCTGGGAGATCATCCGGAGCAGAGTGCGGTCGAACTGGTCTATATCGGCGT harbors:
- a CDS encoding GNAT family N-acetyltransferase; its protein translation is MDATWTVRPARPDEWAAALAVQFSPLEEPRRAEVLAEARTGAEHGTLDLSRLLVAERDGRIDAAALVAMLPDGVGVTWPAASTLGDRAERAAAQSAVLRGVIAEFRREGVVWGQCLADCAEPWETAALTRAGFQSGGTLSFLARGLRDVPDLPADPELSWEEYEPERNGDRFVQTLEKTYIGSSDCSLINGLRTGGEALASHRLSGEFIPAWWRLYKFGGRDAAILLLGDHPEQSAVELVYIGVAPDARGSGLGRRLIREALLLARERGRSALFLAVDEQNSFAVRIYEELDFVQLARRELFLWLRSSSARE